The following coding sequences are from one Lycium ferocissimum isolate CSIRO_LF1 chromosome 3, AGI_CSIRO_Lferr_CH_V1, whole genome shotgun sequence window:
- the LOC132049465 gene encoding splicing factor U2af small subunit B-like has protein sequence MAEHLASIFGTEKDRVNCPFYFKIGACRHGDRCSRLHTKPSISPTLVLSNMYQRPDMITPGVDPQGQPLDPRQIQRHFEDFYEDLFEELSKYGEIENLNICDNLADHMVGNVYVQFREEDHAASALQNLTGRFYAGRPIIVDFSPVTDFREATCRQYEENVCNRGGYCNFMHLKKISRELRRQLFGKSSRRRHSRSRSRSPRGNRNYEERPHGGGGGGGGGGRGFGRRGGGGDRYPDRGDRGRRPRSRSPGRRSGHSRSPGGRRNRSPIREGSEERRAKIEQWNREKEEAGSGRNHGGSTRSRQDREDSAERRAKIEQWNREKEEAESAKYNNFDAADNGRNDGGDQYGEQFDDDYPKQQ, from the exons ATGGCGGAGCATTTGGCTTCTATATTCGGTACAGAGAAAGACAGAGTGAATTGTCCTTTCTATTTTAAGATCGGTGCTTGTCGGCATGGTGACAGGTGTTCTAGGCTGCACACGAAACCTAGCATTAGTCCGACATTAGTTTTGTCGAATATGTATCAGCGACCTGATATGATTACACCTGGTGTCGACCCTCAGGGTCAGCCTCTTGACCCTCGCCAGATCCAACGCCACTTCGAG GATTTCTATGAAGATTTGTTTGAAGAACTTAGCAAGTATGGAGAGATTGAAAACCTTAACATCTGTGACAATTTAGCTGACCACATG GTTGGTAATGTTTATGTCCAGTTTAGAGAGGAAGATCATGCTGCAAGTGCTCTTCAGAATCTTACTGGAAGATTTTACGCAG gaCGTCCAATCATTGTCGACTTCTCCCCAGTGACTGATTTTCGGGAAGCCACTTGTAGGCAGTATGAGGAAAATGTATGTAACCGAGGTGGCTATTGCAACTTCATGCATCTGAAAAAGATAAGCAG GGAGCTGAGGCGTCAATTATTTGGGAAGAGTAGTAGGCGAAGGCACAGCCGCAGTAGAAGCCGAAGCCCGCGTGGTAATCGCAATTATGAAGAGCGTCCACATGGAGGTGGAGGTGGAGGTGGAGGTGGAGGCCGTGGTTTTGGTAGAAGAGGTGGAGGAGGTGATCGCTACCCAGATAGAGGTGATAGAGGGAGGAGGCCTAGAAGCAGAAGTCCTGGACGAAGGAGTGGACACAGCAGAAGTCCTGGGGGCAGGAGAAATAGAAGTCCGATTAGGGAAGGAAGTGAAGAGAGAAGAGCAAAGATTGAGCAATGGAACAGGGAAAAGGAAGAGGCAGGATCTGGGAGGAATCATGGCGGTAGTACACGTAGTAGGCAAGACAGGGAAGACAGTGCTGAGAGGAGGGCAAAAATTGAGCAATGGAATAGGGAGAAAGAAGAGGCAGAATCTGCTAAATACAATAATTTTGATGCTGCTGATAATGGCAGGAATGATGGTGGTGATCAGTATGGAGAACAGTTTGATGATGATTACCCGAAGCAGCAGTAG